The window ATCTCCATGAAGGAGGCCGCCGAGTTCATTAAACGCTATTTCGAGACCTACCCCGGATTCAAGCGCTACGTCGACGACACCATCGCCTTCGCGCGCGAACACGGCTACGTGGAAACGATCCTTGGAAGACGGCGCCCGATCCCGGACATCGATTCGAGCGCCCAGTTCAGGCGCGAGGGCGCGGAGAGGATCGCGATAAATACGCCGCTCCAGGGTACCGCGGCGGACCTTATCAAGCTCGCCATGATCGATATCGCCCGCGAGATCGAAGAGAGGAAATTCAAGGGGCGGATGCTCTTACAGGTTCACGACGAGCTCGTCTTCGAGGCGCCCCCCGAAGAAAAAGAGGATTTCGAGGAGATGGTGCGCCGGCGCATGGAGCACGCCATGGACCTTTCGGTGCCCTTAATCGTGGACATGGCCTGGGGCGAAAACTGGGGAGAGGTGCATTGAGAGAAGGAAAAGCCGTATCGGCGCCCGCGCCTATACCTTTAAAAGGGAGACGATATAGCGAATCATCTTGATGGTGTCCAGGCTGGTCGGATCGATCGACTCCAGCATCCCGATGCTGAAGACGATGGTCTGCGCGATGCGCGCGATGAATTCGGGACTGTATTCCGCCTCGGTATGGGCCTTCAATGCGCGCGTTTCCTCGATGAGCCCCTTGTACATGAGAAAATGCGACCGGATGAACTCGCGCACGGGACCCATGATCTTCTCGTCCTCGTACCCGTACATGATGATGTTCAGGAGCACCTTGGTGGTTTTCTTGTCCAGGATG of the Spirochaetota bacterium genome contains:
- a CDS encoding TetR/AcrR family transcriptional regulator codes for the protein MRKMDKEEKTREKKKQILEVLKTLLENHVYSTITVEDVAREAGYSKGGILHYFPSKEDMYLELIRDLFLEIELEHARVIKDNFSSREKAGLSALYSVERFILDKKTTKVLLNIIMYGYEDEKIMGPVREFIRSHFLMYKGLIEETRALKAHTEAEYSPEFIARIAQTIVFSIGMLESIDPTSLDTIKMIRYIVSLLKV